A stretch of DNA from Candidatus Oleimmundimicrobium sp.:
TTTTGTTTTATAAAATCCATTCCTTTTGGATAACCCATTACAAATATTGCCGTTGATAAAATATCCGCTTCAGCGGCGCTTAAGTCAGTTATTACGGTGACACTTATGTATCCTTGCGCGGGCATCCCCGTTTTTGG
This window harbors:
- a CDS encoding FAD:protein FMN transferase; protein product: PKTGMPAQGYISVTVITDLSAAEADILSTAIFVMGYPKGMDFIKQNNSIEGIIITSDGAVHTSPGLREKVEDLKARIEV